TTAATTTTGAACACGCCAATGATGAAAGCGGACAACCCTACATGGTTCCGGGCCGGGTCGTGTGGGGCGAATCCATGCATTATCCTTACGATTCTAAAACCAGCCTGTCCAATAACTGGGCATTAACCTACAATTTTGACAAAGGCTTGGAAACTGCCGGCTATTTGCGCATTTATGAAAACTACTATACTTCGACTATGCATGAATTAACCAGCGGGGTCTGGTCAGCCACTTCTTACAGCAACAGGGCCAGGGGTATCGAGTGGCAGGACGGGTGGCGGCTGAATGCTGATAACATTCTTGTCGGCGGCGCCGAATGGCGGGACACCCAGGTAACCAATGAAGGCAGCTATAACGGCAAATCCATAACCAACAAGGCCTTTTATGTTGAAGACCGGATGTCCCTGGGTGACAGATGGACCTTTACCCCCGGCGTACGCTACGATGACCACAACATGTTTGGCAGCAAGACTACGCCGCGGCTTTCTTTGAACTACAAGATGAATGGTGATACAAATATGTATGTTTCCTGGGGGGAAGTGTTCAATGCCCCTAATGCCGACGACTTATTCTGGCCGGATACCGGGTGGCTGGCGGGCAATCCCGATCTGAAACCGGAAACCGGACATGTGACCACCATCGGCTTGAATACCAGGCTCAATGCCAAAACCCGCCTCAGCGCCAGCTGGTTCACCAGCCAGCTGGACGACGCCATCGACTGGGCTGCGGACGCGTCAGGCAAATGGACTCCTTCCAATGTGGATAAGCAGAAAAAGACGGGCTTTGAACTGAACCTGACTTCGGTGCTTTCGCCGCAATGGAGTGTGGAAGCCGGCTATTCGTATATTAATGTGAAAAATAAAGGCCAGTCTGACCCGGATTATATCTGGGACACCAGCAACAGCCAGCCCCACGGCTACAAATTAGGCGTCAACTACACCTGCAATTCCTGGGACATTGGGCTGACGGGACGGGGCGCCTCCGGCAGAAGCCTGCAGGAATTTACTTCTTCCCGCTACTGGGTGTGGGATGCAGCGGTCAATTACCGGCTTAATAAGAATACCCGCTATTTCCTGAAACTCAATAATATTACCAATCAGGCTTACGAAATTGACGGCAATCCCGCCAGTAACAGCGGTGTCGGCGCTTTCCCCATGCCTGCCCGCAATTTTCAAATGGGGATACAATACCAGCTCTGATTTGTTTGCCGGCGTGATGCCGGGGTTCTTTGCGGATAGTGATGAGAAAGGTGAAGGAAATGATAAAAATGCTGGTCCTTAGTCTCACCGGCAAATGCAATTTTGCCTGCAAGTACTGCTACGCCGACCGGCACCCGCAGGACACGATGAGTATGGAAACAGCCGTGGGGGCCATAGAATTGGCAGCTCAGGCAGACCGGGCCTTTATTCTTCAGTTTAGCGGCGGCGAACCGCTTCTGGCTGCCGGATTGCTGCAGGACATTGTCCGGCATGTGCGCCGCCGCAAATTGCCGGCGGTCATGCAGCTTCAGACCAATGCCTCCCTGTTGACCCAGGATATTGTCCGGTATTTGCGGGAAGCCGGCGTGGGCATCGGAATCAGCCTGGACGGCAGGCCGGACATTAACGATCTAAGCCGTTGCTATACCGACGGCGCAGGGGCCAGCCAGGATATTTTGCTGGGAGCCAAGTGCCTCATAGCAAGCGGCGTGGACGTGGGCGTAACCTGCGTTGTCTCCAAGGCCAACGTGGGGCATCTGGCCGGCATAGTAGAAATGGCCTACTTTCTGGGGAATGTACGGCGAATTGGCTTTGATTTGCTGCGCGCTCAGGGGCGAGGCGCTTTATTGGAGCCGCCGTCTGCCAGTGAGGTGGAACAAGGCGTTGAGGCGGCGCTAATGATGACGGAACGGCTGTCCCGGAGTACCGGCCGGACTATTAAGATCTCCCAATTGGAAAGAGTCGAGACTCTGGCCGGGGGGAAAATCGGCGGTTTTGGTCATTGCCACGCTCTAAACGGCGAAGCGGCGTTTGTTGATGCCCGCGGCTATATTTACCCTTGCTCCTCCCTGGTGGGGGATGACGTGTTTTTGCTGGGACAAGTTGAGGCGGGAATTGATCCGGCAAAACAAAAACAGGTTACCTGCCTAATTCAGGACAGTATGGCTTTTTGCCTGCGGTGCCCGGATTTCTCCTTATGCGGGGGAGGATGCTTCGCCCGCTGGTATGGCTCCGGCGTTGGGAACGGCGCCTACCCGGCGGAGTGCGCCTTGAAAAAGGCGGCAATCCGCTGGCATCGGCAAGTCAATTGATGGAGAGGAAAGTGGTTATGCAATGATTCGCACGGAAGCACTGGCAAAAATGTACGGGGAGCGTGTGGCCTTAGATCGGGTAACGCTTGACGTCCGGCAAGGCGAGATTTTTGGACTCTTAGGTCCCAACGGCGCCGGCAAAACGACGATGATTCGAATCTTAACCATGCTGACCCGGCCTACTGCCGGCTATTTTGAGATTAACGGCTGGCAGCCCAAATTGGCTGAACAGAAAATGAAAGCCATTATGGGCATAGTTCCCCAGCATTTAAATCTGGATACGGATTTGTCGGTTAGAGAAAATTTGGAATTGCATGGCCGTTTGCATCATATGGCCGCGCCTGACCGCGTTAAACGCATTTTAGAATTATTAAACTTTGTGGAGCTTAAGGAGCGGGAGAATGACAAGGTGCAAAGCCTGTCGGGAGGAATGAAGCGGCGGCTGATGATTGGCCGGGCTTTGTTTCATGAACCGCAAATATTATTTCTCGACGAACCTACCATTGGCCTAGATCCCCAGGTACGCCGCCGGATATGGGATTTAATCCGCCGTTTGAATAACGAAAATACCACTGTTTTTGTGACAACCCATTATATTGAAGAGGCTGAACAGCTATGTAACCGGACCGCCATTTTGGATAAAGGCAGGCTGATTGCCCTTGACACTCCGGCTGACCTTTGTCAGCGGATGGGCTCTTATGTGGTTGAGTGGCATGTTGACGACTGCAAAAAGACACAGTTTTTTCATGAGCGAGGGGAAGCCGTCGACTTTGCCGGCACACTGGCAGCCAATGCCAGCATCCGGCGTTCAAATCTGGAAGATGTTTTTGTGGAATTAACGGGTAGAGGAGTGAACGACTAGATGTTTGCGGACATTGCCACTGTTTTTTGGCGGGATTGGGTTGTTCTGAAACGGCGAATAGGGGTGTTTATTTTTTCCCGGATGGTTACGCCCTTATTATATCTGGTCGCATTCGGCTGGGGACTGGGACGCAGTATTCAGGTCAACCATAGCAATTATCTCGATTTTATCGTGCCGGGTATTCTGGCGTTAAATTCTATGAACATCAGTTTTAATTCAGTCGGTTCACCGTTAAATATGAGCCGGTTATATTATAAAACCCTGGAAGAATATCTGCTGGCGCCGATTAGCGCCGGTGCGTTTGTTATCGGCAAAATCCTGTCCGGTACGCTGCGGGGTTTACTGTCATCGGCAATTATTGTCGTATTGGCTTATCTGTTTGGCGCTAATTTTATTCTCAATGGACCGTTTGTACTGGTTCTTGCCCTGAATTGCATGGTTTTTTCCTCCCTGGGGTTTATTGCGGCTATGATTATTAATTCCCACGAAGATATGGGCAATTTTAGCACTTATGTTCTGCTGCCGATGTCCTTTCTCAGCGCTACTTTTTTTACTACCGATAAATATCCGGCGCTTGTCCGCTGGATTTTGGACCTGTTGCCTTTGACCCACGCCAGTTACGCTTTGCGGGCAATCGGCGCCGGCGGGGAGGCTGCCGGCGTATCGTGGGCGGTCCTGGCGGCGTATTGCATAATCTTTTTTTTGCTAAGTGTTTGGCTGATGAACAAGGTCCGGGAGTGAAGCGTTGACTTTTATTTCCTAATTTGCTATAATTCTATTATTTAGGTATGCAGTCTTGAGGATAAAATGAAGCAAAGAAACTTTTTTTTCTTTTTTGGCGCTGTTGTCATCCTTTTATTATTCCTTGTTATCTTTCCTGCCCTTACAGAACAGGAACCGACAGGAGTAACGGGAGGGCAACCGACTGATTCCTTAAACCGTAAAATCCATATCCCTGTTTTCAAACCGCAGCGAATTGTGTCTTTATCCCCGGGAAATACGGAGATTATTTATGCTTTAGGCGCAGGGGACCGGTTGGTCGGGGTTACTACCTACTGCGACTATCCGGAAGACGCAAAAAAGCTGCCGAAAGTCGGGGGCTTTGAAAAACCCGACATTGAGCAAATTTTGCTGTTGAAACCGGATCTGGTTATTGCCGGCGGCAGTTTTCACACCGGCGCCATCCGCACTTTGGAAAAGGCGGGTGTGCCCGTAGTGGCCGTCGAGCCGAAAAACCTGGCTGAACTGACGGCGTCTGTCCGGCTGATTGCAACTGTTATCCATGAGACGGATAACGGGGAAGAAGCCATTGCCAGGATGGAGGCATCGGTGAATAAGGTGAGAAGCCGCATTGGTGAGTCGGCTTACCGGAAAAAAGTATTTATTGAAATTTGGGACATGCCTTTGTTAGCAGTGGGAGGCAAATCATACATAAATGATATTATCACTCAGGCCGGCGGCGTAAATGTTGCGGCAGGCAAAGAAACCTTCTATGCATTGTGCGATGATGAAACCTTATTTTCGTATGATCCGGATATTTACATTGTAGCCCGTCACGACAGGGGGGGCAGCCGGGAACGGGTCTTCCGGCGGTTCGAAACGGAACATGTACGGGCAATCAGGGATAACAAGGTATTTTATATATCGGATGATTATCTCGACCGGCCGGGCCCGCGCAGTTTTATTGCGCTGGAACAACTTGCAGATATATTACAGGATTAAAGGTAGATGCTCATGATCCAAATTCGTTTCATACCTAAACAGGCAATCTTTCCCCTTTTTTCCCTGGCAGCCCTGTTTGTCAGCCTGTTGCTTATGCTAACAATCGGCACTGCTTCTATTGGTTTTAAGGATGCTGTTGCCTTGCTGGCCAAGGGAATGTTTAACATTCCCATCAGCGAAGGAATTGACCCTGCCTACAGCGCTATTCTGCTGGATATCCGCTGGCCGCGGCTGGTGCTGGCCATGTTGGCGGGAAGCGGCCTGGCAGTATCAGGCGCCTGTTATCAGGCAATGTTTAATAATCCCCTGGGCGACCCGTTTATTTTGGGGATCTCGTCGGGAGCGGCGCTGGGAGCTGCGATTGCCATTATTATGCAGCACTCCCAGTATCTTAGCCTGTTTGCTTTCTTAGGCGGAGTGGTTACCATATTCACGGTTTATGGCTTGGGACGCACCGGACCCACAGGCCTTGACAGCAACCGGCTGCTTTTGGCCGGCGTTGCTTTCGGTTCTTTGCTAAACGCGTTGTTGTTTGCGTTGATGGCTATCAATACCCGGCAGGTAACGGAAATTTTGTTCTGGATAATGGGTAATCTTACCAATCCGGTGGAGAACTTGCCGGCAGTGGCGGCTCCTGTGCTGTTGGGAGGGCTGGTGATCTGGGTCCATGCCCGGGATTTGGATATTATTACAACGGGGGATGAAAATGCGAAGTATTTAGGGGTGGATGTCAGCCGGATCCGGATTATCATCCTTCTGGCGACGGCGCTGGTCACCGGTACGGTAGTATCGGTATGCGGAGTTATTGGGTTTATCGGCTTAATTGTGCCCCATCTTGTGCGTAAGCTGGCCGGTTTGCAGCATGGAACACTGCTGCCGCTGTGCGCCATATGGGGAGCCATATTTTTGCTGTGGGCCGACGGCCTGACGCGCATGGTTCCGGCCCTGGCGCAAATCCCGGTGGGGATTGTGACTGCAATGTTTGGAAGTCCCTTTTTCCTTTATATACTTTACCTGGGAGGGAGAGGTCGATGACTGCCAATAAGGCTTTTCCGGTCCTGCGGGCTGAATCACTGACTGCGGGGTACAATGGCAAACCGATAGTATCAGACATTGATTTTACAGTAGATCACGGTGAATTTCTCAGTATTGTGGCCCCCAACGGAACAGGCAAGACAACGCTGATCCGGACACTGGCGGGGGTACTGCCGCCGCTGCATGGCGCCGTATCCGTCTGCGGACGCAATGTTGCCGGCTATTCGCGGCGCGATCTGGCCAAACTGGTGGCAGTCGTCGGTCAAAACGAGAGCGTAGCGGACTATACTGTCGAGCAAGTTGTGGCAATGGGACGTTATTCCCATATTCCCCGGTTTGGCAGCCGGACGCATCAAGATGAATCAATCATTAACCGCGTGCTGGCTCAGGTGGGAATGAAGGAAAAACGCAAAATATTTGCCGGTCAGCTCAGCCAGGGGGAACGTCAAAAAGTTACTGTCGCCCGCGCTTTGGCCCAGTGCCCGAAGCTGCTGATATTAGATGAGCCGACATCCCATCTGGATGTAAAGAATCAGATCGAAATCCTTAGACTAATCAAACGCATGACGGCCGAACAGGGATTGACGACATTGGCCGTGCTTCACGATATCAATCTGGCCAGTCATTTTAGCACCCATCTGGCGTTCTTGAAAGACGGCAGAATGACCTCGTACGGTCGCACGCAAGAGGTGCTGTCGGTTGAGACTTTGCAAAATCTCTACGGTATGAACTTTACTTTGCTGAAGGATGCCGGCAGTATATTCGTACAGCCTGACTATGGGCTGGGGGATTATAACCAGTAAATATTTGCAATAGTAACAAATCTTATTGTCAAACTCCTTAAAAAAAGTGTTGACAATTTATCGAATATTAAGTATGATAGTAAAAAAGACACATAAAAATGATCAATAATATGGGTGGTTGACCAGAAAAAAGCTGGAGACGATAGGTCTTTAGCTTTTTATATTTTTAACGGTCGAAGCCCAGATTAAAAATCTAACTTGACAGACTTTATTGAAAGATGCCCTTTGCCTATTTTACATAGATGCGGCCGCCCAGCCGGTGCAAAGCGCGCAACCCGCAGCATCGCTTGGCGGCACCCCCTTCTCATGTTATCTCATTATCATTATCCTCCTAAGCCGTCTTTTTATGGGCGGCTGCTTTTTTTTGCGTTTATCCAACTGGCGCTGCCGTTTACGACCGCTTATATTTTTCTGCAGCTATGATTGCTTGGCCTAAGGCTAAACCGCCGTCATTGGGCGGAGTCTGCCAGGGTAAATAAACACGCAAACACTTTTCTTGCAGAAGGTTCGCTACTTCGGTAAGCAATCTGATATTCTGGAATACTCCGCCGCTAAGGACAACCTTGCCGATGCCTGTTTCTGAATTGATTAGTTGCACCATTTCGACTATGGCATTGGCAATCGTAGTATGAAATGACGCTGCCAAATAGTCTTTACTATGTTCGCGTTGCGCCAGTTCCACCAGGGCGCAGAAAGACGACGAAAAATCCAGCTGTTTTACCGTGCCTGGTATAATGCTATAGGGTAACGGGTTGCCGGTAGTTTTCCCGGCTATCATTTCCAGTTCCACAGCCGCCTGACCCTCATAATTTATGCTATTTCGCAAACCAATAATGGACGCCGCGGCGTCGAACAACCTGCCGGCGCTGGAGGTTAACGGTGAATTGATACCCTTTTTGGCAGCTTCCATAATTAAGGGCCACTCGTTGGGCAAGTCGCGAATGAAGGGAATGCGCAAGCCGGTGAGATTGGTTCCAAATAGTTCATAAAGCAACCAGGCGGCTAGGCGCCAGGGTTCTTTAACAGCCTTGGTTCCGCCGGGAAGTGTCAGATACTTGCAGTGTCCGGCCCGGGTAAAATTATAATAGTCGGCAACTAAGAATTCGCCGCCCCATAATGTTCCGTCAGTACCATAGCCTGTTCCGTCAAAAGCCACACCTATTACCGGTTCGTATAATCCATGCTCCGCCATGACGGCGGCAATGTGGGCGTGATGGTGCTGCACAGCTACTTTTGGCAGAGCAAGACTTAATGCATATTTCGTTGACAGATATTCGGGATGCAGGTCGTAGGCTGCTATCTGAGGTTTGATATTGAACAGACGGCGGTAGTGGTCTATGGACTCCAGGTAGTAATTGTAGGTTGCCAGATTCTCCAGGTCGCCGATATGGGCGCTAAGATAAGCCTTGTTCCCGTAAGTTAGGCAGAAGGAATTCTTTAACTCTCCGCCACAGGCCAGGGTGGGTACTGTTTTTTGCGCAAGATGTATCGGACTGGGCGTATATCCCCGGCTTCGCCGCAAAATATAAGGTTTACCGGAAAAAATACGTACCACCGAGTCGTCAGCCCGGCGGTAAATATCACGGTTATGCACCAAAAAATAATCGGCGATAGGATTGAGGCGCTCCAACGCATCGCCATCTTCATAGGCGATAGGTTCGTCGCTGGTGTTGCCGCTGGTCATCACCCAAACATCGTCAGGGCCGAGCAGCAACTCATGGGCAGGGGTATAGGGAAGCATAACGCCAATGCGGGGATTGCCAGGGGCGACCTGTTGGGCTAAATTATAAGCCGGGCTTTTATCCAGCAGCACTATTGGCCTGACGGCGCCGGTGAGCAATTCCGCCTCAACTTGTGAAACAAGGCATTGCTGTTTTACTGCTTCCAAGCTTCCGCACATTACAGCAAACGGTTTATCTTCCCGTATTTTTCGTCTTCTTAGTGAATCAACAGCTACAGGATTAGTTGCGTCACATGCCAGATGATATCCCCCCAGGCCTTTAACCGCCACTATTTTCCCTTGGGCAATAAGTCGTTTGGTTTCAATGAACACATTTTTGCCGTCAGGAATAGAAACTTCAGAAACTTCCGTGGAGTTTCTATTTATTAAACGATAGTTGGGGCCGCATACCGGGCAGGCGTTGGGTTGCGCGTGAAATCTTCGGTCTGCAGGGTCATCATATTCTTTTTGGCAGACCGGGCACATGGGGAATTCGGTCATGGTGGTGGCAATCCGGTCGTAAGGCATATTCTTAATTATAGTGTAACGCGGACCGCAATTCGTACAGTTAGTAAACGGGTATTGGAAGCGTCTGTCTTTACTGTTTAAGGTTTCTCTTCGACAGTCCGGGCAAGTTGCAATATCCGGCGATACCATAGGTACCTGCCCTTGGGACGGAAGGCTGTCTTTAATAACGAATCCGGCTTCGCCCTTAACTTGGCAGACATCTACCGACACCCCGGTCAATTGTGCAAGCGGCGGCTTTTCCTGGTGAAGAGCGTTTACAAACTCATAGGCTTCGGGTTCTTCCCCTTCAACTTCAATGCAGACACTATCCCCGTTGTTAAGAACCCAGCCGCCTAAATGACAGCGACAGGCAAGCCGGTAGACAAAAGGACGAAAACCAACGCCCTGAACGATACCATGAACTGTTATCCGAAGACGAACCATTAAATAATCCTCCAAGTTCCGGATGCATCACATTACCAATCCCAGCTCCGCCGGACTCAGGTCAATTCGACCGCCGTCCCGCAGCACGTTCCTGATGGCAGCCAGCTGCCGGTCCATTTTCTCCAGTATTGCCAGGTTGCTCCGTTCTTGTTCTGATGTTGGGATAACTTGGCTGATACCGCCGTTTTTAATCACCAGGCGCTTGTCGCCCATTAAGGCCAATATTGGATCATGGGTGGCCATCAGCACGATTTTTTGCTTATCCACCAGGAGACGCAGCGCTTTCTGGCGGTCGATGCCGGCATTTTCGATTTCGTCAATCAAGACGATGGGAGATTTGCTTAAGTATGCGGTATCGGCAATCATTAGCGCCCGGGACTGGCCCCCGCTCAGGGCGGTGACAGGAGTGTGGGGCAAAAACCCTTCGCCGGCCAATTCGTTGGCTTTGGCGATGATGTTCCGGGTCACTTCGGCAATGTTCTCCACCATGCGGCTTTCGGCATGCATGTTTACGAATTCTTCCACCGACAGGTCCATAATGAAATTCATATTCTGCGATAACTGGGCCACTAGTTTATGTTCGACGGAAAATCGCCGTTTTGTATCCGGCACTTGTCCGTTCACCAATATTTTCCGATTGGTGGGCGTGTCCCGCTGCGCCACCCATTCGATATCCGCCAGCAGCCGGCTCTTGCCTGAGCCGGTGGGACCGACAATGCAAATAATTTCCCCGGCATTTATAGTCAGCAGTACGTTTTCCCCATTCCCATCCTTGTCGATGCCGCCCATGATGGTGATGGAATTGACTTTTTCATCCTGGGTTTTCAATTGCTCCATCTGCGACATAAAGGTGATGAATTGGTCCACAAGCGACCGGCGTTCCATACCCATGGTCGCCAGTACTTCATCCTCTATAGCGGCAAAAAAATTCGCAAGCAAGTCCGACGGCTCAGCGCGCACCGGCAGAGTTTGAA
This window of the Methylomusa anaerophila genome carries:
- a CDS encoding ABC transporter ATP-binding protein, whose product is MTANKAFPVLRAESLTAGYNGKPIVSDIDFTVDHGEFLSIVAPNGTGKTTLIRTLAGVLPPLHGAVSVCGRNVAGYSRRDLAKLVAVVGQNESVADYTVEQVVAMGRYSHIPRFGSRTHQDESIINRVLAQVGMKEKRKIFAGQLSQGERQKVTVARALAQCPKLLILDEPTSHLDVKNQIEILRLIKRMTAEQGLTTLAVLHDINLASHFSTHLAFLKDGRMTSYGRTQEVLSVETLQNLYGMNFTLLKDAGSIFVQPDYGLGDYNQ
- a CDS encoding ABC transporter permease; translation: MFADIATVFWRDWVVLKRRIGVFIFSRMVTPLLYLVAFGWGLGRSIQVNHSNYLDFIVPGILALNSMNISFNSVGSPLNMSRLYYKTLEEYLLAPISAGAFVIGKILSGTLRGLLSSAIIVVLAYLFGANFILNGPFVLVLALNCMVFSSLGFIAAMIINSHEDMGNFSTYVLLPMSFLSATFFTTDKYPALVRWILDLLPLTHASYALRAIGAGGEAAGVSWAVLAAYCIIFFLLSVWLMNKVRE
- a CDS encoding radical SAM/SPASM domain-containing protein, which codes for MRKVKEMIKMLVLSLTGKCNFACKYCYADRHPQDTMSMETAVGAIELAAQADRAFILQFSGGEPLLAAGLLQDIVRHVRRRKLPAVMQLQTNASLLTQDIVRYLREAGVGIGISLDGRPDINDLSRCYTDGAGASQDILLGAKCLIASGVDVGVTCVVSKANVGHLAGIVEMAYFLGNVRRIGFDLLRAQGRGALLEPPSASEVEQGVEAALMMTERLSRSTGRTIKISQLERVETLAGGKIGGFGHCHALNGEAAFVDARGYIYPCSSLVGDDVFLLGQVEAGIDPAKQKQVTCLIQDSMAFCLRCPDFSLCGGGCFARWYGSGVGNGAYPAECALKKAAIRWHRQVN
- a CDS encoding FecCD family ABC transporter permease, producing the protein MLMIQIRFIPKQAIFPLFSLAALFVSLLLMLTIGTASIGFKDAVALLAKGMFNIPISEGIDPAYSAILLDIRWPRLVLAMLAGSGLAVSGACYQAMFNNPLGDPFILGISSGAALGAAIAIIMQHSQYLSLFAFLGGVVTIFTVYGLGRTGPTGLDSNRLLLAGVAFGSLLNALLFALMAINTRQVTEILFWIMGNLTNPVENLPAVAAPVLLGGLVIWVHARDLDIITTGDENAKYLGVDVSRIRIIILLATALVTGTVVSVCGVIGFIGLIVPHLVRKLAGLQHGTLLPLCAIWGAIFLLWADGLTRMVPALAQIPVGIVTAMFGSPFFLYILYLGGRGR
- the hypF gene encoding carbamoyltransferase HypF, producing MVRLRITVHGIVQGVGFRPFVYRLACRCHLGGWVLNNGDSVCIEVEGEEPEAYEFVNALHQEKPPLAQLTGVSVDVCQVKGEAGFVIKDSLPSQGQVPMVSPDIATCPDCRRETLNSKDRRFQYPFTNCTNCGPRYTIIKNMPYDRIATTMTEFPMCPVCQKEYDDPADRRFHAQPNACPVCGPNYRLINRNSTEVSEVSIPDGKNVFIETKRLIAQGKIVAVKGLGGYHLACDATNPVAVDSLRRRKIREDKPFAVMCGSLEAVKQQCLVSQVEAELLTGAVRPIVLLDKSPAYNLAQQVAPGNPRIGVMLPYTPAHELLLGPDDVWVMTSGNTSDEPIAYEDGDALERLNPIADYFLVHNRDIYRRADDSVVRIFSGKPYILRRSRGYTPSPIHLAQKTVPTLACGGELKNSFCLTYGNKAYLSAHIGDLENLATYNYYLESIDHYRRLFNIKPQIAAYDLHPEYLSTKYALSLALPKVAVQHHHAHIAAVMAEHGLYEPVIGVAFDGTGYGTDGTLWGGEFLVADYYNFTRAGHCKYLTLPGGTKAVKEPWRLAAWLLYELFGTNLTGLRIPFIRDLPNEWPLIMEAAKKGINSPLTSSAGRLFDAAASIIGLRNSINYEGQAAVELEMIAGKTTGNPLPYSIIPGTVKQLDFSSSFCALVELAQREHSKDYLAASFHTTIANAIVEMVQLINSETGIGKVVLSGGVFQNIRLLTEVANLLQEKCLRVYLPWQTPPNDGGLALGQAIIAAEKYKRS
- a CDS encoding ABC transporter ATP-binding protein, whose translation is MIRTEALAKMYGERVALDRVTLDVRQGEIFGLLGPNGAGKTTMIRILTMLTRPTAGYFEINGWQPKLAEQKMKAIMGIVPQHLNLDTDLSVRENLELHGRLHHMAAPDRVKRILELLNFVELKERENDKVQSLSGGMKRRLMIGRALFHEPQILFLDEPTIGLDPQVRRRIWDLIRRLNNENTTVFVTTHYIEEAEQLCNRTAILDKGRLIALDTPADLCQRMGSYVVEWHVDDCKKTQFFHERGEAVDFAGTLAANASIRRSNLEDVFVELTGRGVND
- a CDS encoding TonB-dependent receptor plug domain-containing protein, which produces MKMRKKRQNLALLIAGALMLQLPMTVYGEENQEFTFDPMVVTANRVATKISEAGANVTVVTRKEIEQGNYNTISEVLRNVSGIIVTGQGYPGAGNYARVHGDDRVLIMIDGRRLNMDKGAGTGRAGYDLASLPSLANVERIEVVKGAQSALYGSDAVGGVINIITRKGAAGRTALEFSSGSWGMRNYGITHEGSKDGWSWFFTAGKKEQDRFAYKDYATGEVKDMPNSYYDQNNVTFRLDKEISERQSVTFNFEHANDESGQPYMVPGRVVWGESMHYPYDSKTSLSNNWALTYNFDKGLETAGYLRIYENYYTSTMHELTSGVWSATSYSNRARGIEWQDGWRLNADNILVGGAEWRDTQVTNEGSYNGKSITNKAFYVEDRMSLGDRWTFTPGVRYDDHNMFGSKTTPRLSLNYKMNGDTNMYVSWGEVFNAPNADDLFWPDTGWLAGNPDLKPETGHVTTIGLNTRLNAKTRLSASWFTSQLDDAIDWAADASGKWTPSNVDKQKKTGFELNLTSVLSPQWSVEAGYSYINVKNKGQSDPDYIWDTSNSQPHGYKLGVNYTCNSWDIGLTGRGASGRSLQEFTSSRYWVWDAAVNYRLNKNTRYFLKLNNITNQAYEIDGNPASNSGVGAFPMPARNFQMGIQYQL
- a CDS encoding ATP-binding cassette domain-containing protein — protein: MRDRMLSLTVGELLVEYPYAADFFQTLPVRAEPSDLLANFFAAIEDEVLATMGMERRSLVDQFITFMSQMEQLKTQDEKVNSITIMGGIDKDGNGENVLLTINAGEIICIVGPTGSGKSRLLADIEWVAQRDTPTNRKILVNGQVPDTKRRFSVEHKLVAQLSQNMNFIMDLSVEEFVNMHAESRMVENIAEVTRNIIAKANELAGEGFLPHTPVTALSGGQSRALMIADTAYLSKSPIVLIDEIENAGIDRQKALRLLVDKQKIVLMATHDPILALMGDKRLVIKNGGISQVIPTSEQERSNLAILEKMDRQLAAIRNVLRDGGRIDLSPAELGLVM
- a CDS encoding ABC transporter substrate-binding protein; the protein is MKQRNFFFFFGAVVILLLFLVIFPALTEQEPTGVTGGQPTDSLNRKIHIPVFKPQRIVSLSPGNTEIIYALGAGDRLVGVTTYCDYPEDAKKLPKVGGFEKPDIEQILLLKPDLVIAGGSFHTGAIRTLEKAGVPVVAVEPKNLAELTASVRLIATVIHETDNGEEAIARMEASVNKVRSRIGESAYRKKVFIEIWDMPLLAVGGKSYINDIITQAGGVNVAAGKETFYALCDDETLFSYDPDIYIVARHDRGGSRERVFRRFETEHVRAIRDNKVFYISDDYLDRPGPRSFIALEQLADILQD